One segment of Thermococcus profundus DNA contains the following:
- the glmM gene encoding phosphoglucosamine mutase has translation MGKLFGTFGVRGIANERITPEFALKIGMAFGTLLKREGRERPLVVVGRDTRVSGEMLKDALISGLLSTGCDVIDVGIAPTPAIQWATDHFNADGGAVITASHNPPEYNGIKLLEPNGMGLKKEREAIVEELFFNEDFYRAKWDEIGELRNEDIVKLYIEAIKNRVNVEAIKKRKPFVVVDTSNGAGSLTLPYLLRELGCKVVSVNAHPDGHFPARNPEPNEENLREFKEIVKALGADFGVAQDGDADRAVFIDENGRFIQGDKTFALVADAVLREKGGGLLVTTIATSNLLDDIAKRNGAKIMRTKVGDLIVARALLENNGTIGGEENGGVIFPDFVLGRDGAMTTAKIVEIFAKSGKKFSELIDELPKYYQFKTKRHVEGDRKAIVAKVAQLAENRGYKIDTTDGAKILFEDGWVLVRASGTEPIIRVFSEAKSEEKAEEYLEIGIRLLEEAIKD, from the coding sequence ATGGGAAAGCTCTTTGGAACCTTCGGCGTTAGGGGGATAGCGAACGAGAGGATAACGCCCGAGTTCGCCCTTAAAATCGGCATGGCCTTTGGGACGCTCCTAAAGAGGGAAGGCAGGGAGAGACCGCTCGTCGTTGTCGGCAGAGATACGAGGGTGAGCGGCGAGATGCTGAAGGATGCCCTCATAAGCGGGCTTTTGAGCACTGGCTGCGACGTCATAGACGTTGGAATAGCCCCAACCCCGGCGATCCAGTGGGCGACCGACCACTTCAACGCTGATGGTGGAGCCGTTATAACTGCCTCTCACAACCCACCGGAATACAACGGCATAAAGCTCCTTGAACCGAACGGCATGGGGCTGAAGAAGGAGAGGGAAGCAATCGTTGAGGAGCTGTTTTTCAATGAGGACTTCTACAGGGCAAAGTGGGACGAGATAGGTGAGTTGAGGAATGAGGACATAGTGAAGCTCTACATCGAGGCGATAAAAAACAGGGTTAACGTTGAGGCGATAAAGAAGAGGAAACCATTCGTTGTCGTGGACACCTCGAACGGTGCCGGTTCTCTTACTCTGCCCTACCTCCTGAGGGAACTTGGATGCAAGGTCGTTTCGGTAAACGCTCACCCGGACGGCCACTTTCCAGCTAGAAACCCGGAGCCAAACGAGGAGAATCTGAGGGAGTTCAAGGAGATAGTTAAGGCCCTCGGAGCCGACTTCGGCGTTGCCCAGGACGGAGACGCCGATAGGGCCGTCTTCATCGACGAGAACGGCCGCTTCATCCAGGGCGATAAGACGTTCGCCCTCGTTGCGGATGCCGTGCTGAGGGAGAAAGGTGGAGGGCTTTTGGTTACGACAATAGCGACCTCGAACCTGCTCGACGATATAGCCAAGAGGAACGGTGCAAAGATCATGAGAACTAAGGTTGGAGACCTCATAGTTGCCAGGGCTCTCCTAGAGAACAACGGCACCATCGGCGGCGAGGAGAACGGCGGCGTTATCTTCCCGGACTTCGTGCTCGGCAGGGATGGGGCGATGACGACGGCGAAGATAGTTGAGATATTCGCGAAGAGCGGAAAGAAGTTCAGCGAGCTTATAGACGAACTTCCGAAGTACTATCAGTTCAAGACGAAGAGGCACGTTGAAGGCGACAGAAAAGCAATCGTCGCCAAGGTGGCTCAGCTAGCAGAGAATAGGGGCTACAAGATAGACACCACCGACGGGGCGAAGATACTCTTCGAGGACGGCTGGGTGCTCGTGAGGGCTAGCGGGACCGAGCCGATAATCAGGGTCTTCAGTGAGGCGAAGAGCGAGGAGAAAGCTGAGGAGTACCTTGAGATCGGGATTAGGCTTCTGGAGGAGGCAATTAAGGATTGA
- a CDS encoding 50S ribosomal protein L37ae, whose product MGRTVKVGSAGRFGPRYGLKIRRRVAAVEAKMKQKHVCPVCGRKAVRRISTGIWQCQKCGATFAGGAYLPTTPAGKVAKRVTASKA is encoded by the coding sequence ATGGGAAGGACTGTCAAGGTCGGTTCAGCTGGAAGGTTTGGTCCCAGGTACGGTCTCAAGATAAGGAGAAGGGTCGCGGCCGTTGAGGCCAAAATGAAGCAGAAGCACGTCTGCCCGGTCTGCGGAAGGAAGGCCGTTAGGAGGATAAGCACTGGAATATGGCAGTGCCAGAAGTGCGGCGCTACCTTCGCCGGAGGCGCCTACCTGCCGACCACCCCTGCTGGAAAGGTCGCCAAGCGCGTTACGGCCTCCAAGGCCTGA
- a CDS encoding M42 family metallopeptidase, translating to MVDYELLKKIVEAPGVSGYEFLGVRDVVIEAFKPYVDEIKVDKLGNVIAHKKGSGPKVMLAGHMDQIGLMVTHIEKNGFLRVAPVGGVDPRTLIAQRFKVWIGPNEYIYGVGGSVPPHIQKPEERTKAPTWDQVFIDIGAESKEEAEEMGVKIGTVITWDGRLERLGKHRLLSIAHDDRIAVYILAEAARKLGETDADVYFVATVQEEVGLRGARVSAFGIDPDYGFALDVTIAADVPGTPEHKQITQLGKGTAIKIMDRSVICHPKIVRWMEELAKKYEIPYQWDILTGGGTDAGAIHLNKSGVPSGGISIPARYIHSNTEVVDERDVDASVELTVKVLEHIGELEI from the coding sequence ATGGTCGACTACGAACTCCTCAAAAAGATCGTTGAGGCCCCCGGTGTTTCCGGGTATGAGTTCCTTGGCGTTAGGGACGTTGTAATTGAAGCTTTCAAGCCCTACGTTGACGAGATAAAGGTTGACAAGCTGGGCAACGTCATAGCCCACAAGAAGGGGTCTGGACCAAAGGTAATGCTCGCGGGCCATATGGACCAGATCGGCCTCATGGTCACCCACATAGAGAAGAACGGCTTCCTCCGCGTTGCCCCAGTCGGCGGCGTTGACCCGAGAACACTGATAGCCCAGCGCTTCAAGGTTTGGATCGGGCCGAATGAGTACATCTACGGTGTCGGCGGAAGCGTTCCCCCCCACATCCAGAAGCCCGAGGAGAGGACCAAGGCCCCAACATGGGATCAGGTCTTCATCGACATCGGCGCCGAGAGCAAGGAAGAGGCTGAGGAAATGGGCGTCAAGATCGGCACCGTTATTACCTGGGACGGAAGGCTCGAGAGGCTCGGGAAGCACAGGCTCCTCAGCATAGCCCACGACGACAGGATAGCGGTTTACATCCTCGCCGAAGCAGCTAGGAAGCTGGGCGAGACCGACGCCGACGTCTACTTCGTCGCCACCGTCCAGGAGGAGGTTGGCCTCCGCGGTGCAAGGGTTTCCGCGTTTGGCATTGATCCCGACTACGGCTTTGCCCTCGACGTTACCATCGCTGCCGACGTTCCGGGAACGCCGGAGCACAAGCAGATAACCCAGCTTGGTAAGGGTACCGCCATCAAGATCATGGACCGCTCGGTCATCTGCCATCCAAAGATAGTCCGCTGGATGGAGGAGCTTGCCAAGAAGTACGAGATTCCCTACCAGTGGGACATCCTCACAGGGGGAGGAACCGATGCAGGAGCCATTCACCTCAACAAGAGCGGCGTCCCGAGCGGAGGTATAAGCATTCCGGCGCGCTACATCCACTCGAACACTGAGGTCGTTGACGAGAGGGACGTTGACGCGAGCGTTGAGCTGACTGTAAAGGTTCTCGAGCACATTGGGGAGCTGGAGATCTGA
- a CDS encoding ADP-specific glucokinase, which produces MGWDGLYASAFEGVRNSIGGVGKVLLAYNTNIDAIRYLKGEDLEERIEAAGRDKVLPYSEELPKRIESVPQLLGSILWSVRRGKAAELFVESCSVRFYMRRWGWDELRMGGQVGIMANLLGGVYGVPVIAHVPQLSRLQAGLFKDGPIYVPKAGNEGIKLVHPKEFEAGEENCIHYIYEFPRGFSVLDFEAPRENRFIGAADDYNPNLVIRPEFEENFGEIAQKAELAIISGLQSLTEENYREPFETIKAHLDLLEERGIPAHLEFAFTPDETVRKEILGILGKFWSVGLNEVELASIMEVMGEKAIAEKLLAHDPVDPIAVTEAMLKLAEKTGVRRIHFHTYGYYLTLTDYRGEFVRDALLFAALAAAAKAKLGDVRNIDDVVKAMDVPINEKARGVEGALTKEYSMKDGIAEVNSYQLSFIPTKIVAKPKSTVGIGDTISSSAFVGEFALR; this is translated from the coding sequence ATGGGATGGGACGGGCTCTACGCTTCTGCTTTCGAGGGGGTTCGTAACAGCATCGGTGGGGTTGGTAAGGTTCTGCTCGCATACAACACCAACATCGATGCTATAAGGTACCTCAAGGGGGAAGACCTTGAGGAGAGGATTGAAGCGGCCGGAAGGGATAAGGTTCTCCCCTATTCCGAGGAGCTTCCTAAGAGAATAGAGAGCGTTCCGCAGCTTTTAGGATCAATACTCTGGAGCGTCAGGAGGGGAAAAGCCGCCGAGCTCTTCGTGGAGAGCTGTTCGGTTCGCTTCTACATGAGGCGCTGGGGCTGGGACGAGCTCAGGATGGGCGGCCAGGTTGGGATAATGGCGAACCTCCTAGGTGGAGTGTACGGCGTTCCTGTCATAGCCCACGTTCCTCAGCTGTCGCGGCTTCAGGCAGGACTTTTTAAGGATGGCCCCATCTACGTGCCCAAAGCCGGGAATGAGGGGATTAAGCTGGTTCATCCAAAAGAATTCGAGGCCGGCGAGGAAAACTGCATCCACTACATCTACGAGTTCCCTCGCGGCTTCAGCGTTCTCGACTTTGAGGCCCCGAGGGAGAACCGCTTCATCGGAGCGGCAGACGACTACAACCCGAACCTCGTCATAAGGCCTGAGTTTGAGGAGAATTTTGGGGAGATAGCCCAGAAGGCTGAGCTGGCAATAATAAGCGGACTCCAATCACTGACGGAAGAGAACTACCGCGAGCCCTTCGAGACGATAAAGGCACACCTTGACCTCCTTGAGGAGAGAGGCATCCCCGCCCACCTGGAGTTCGCCTTCACTCCCGACGAGACCGTGAGGAAGGAGATCCTTGGAATCCTCGGAAAGTTCTGGAGCGTCGGCTTAAACGAGGTCGAGCTGGCCTCGATAATGGAGGTGATGGGTGAGAAGGCCATAGCTGAAAAACTCCTCGCTCACGATCCCGTTGATCCCATAGCCGTCACAGAGGCCATGCTCAAGCTCGCCGAGAAGACGGGAGTCAGGAGGATACACTTCCACACCTACGGCTATTACCTGACTCTGACCGATTACAGAGGCGAATTTGTAAGGGACGCGCTCCTCTTCGCTGCCTTAGCTGCGGCGGCAAAGGCAAAACTCGGGGATGTCAGGAACATAGACGACGTTGTGAAGGCCATGGACGTACCCATAAACGAGAAGGCAAGGGGCGTTGAGGGAGCCCTAACGAAGGAGTACAGCATGAAGGATGGCATAGCGGAAGTAAACAGCTACCAGCTTTCCTTCATTCCGACGAAGATCGTCGCAAAACCCAAGAGCACCGTCGGAATCGGTGACACCATATCGAGCTCAGCCTTTGTGGGCGAGTTTGCTCTCCGCTGA
- a CDS encoding helicase C-terminal domain-containing protein: MANLEYFPYKSPRPHQAEFIELVQEAVTSGENVIIEAPTGFGKTISVLAGVLPYAKEMGYKVLYLARTHRQMDRVVEELKEIRKKTPVSGVEMRSRKELCLHNYLREYTSDAYTAMVVCKNLRKAGKCQFYENEKKKKAELDELTHFFLESPSHPAEILSYAETLEICPYDVTRLVAHKADVIVASYLYMLNPSIRENFLTYLDLDYSDLIVIFDEAHNLPDQAISALSDRMSIHTINRAIKEADEYREHEIANFLSILGRGLEILFQEKLSERNVEEAPVQPELVFAHVIDVLGFDTRWLVKTLNEMVSVGDSIREDRIEKGKPPRSYIGRVGEFLLLWLSLIGRDDYLFLMSRSGGLSLELVALDPSRALSFVKDVQSAVFMSGTLTPLEAFRDVMGIENSRLKKFPRMVKRENALVLVARDVSTRGDERSMDTYRRMSDYIVEAVKFIPRNVGVFTASYEVLQGLLSANLQVRLEETGKAVFIEKQGSSSKENDLLVAQFKAHARANGAVLLGVMGGRNSEGQDYSGDEMNGVVLVGLPYARPTPRIEAQIRYFEKKFPGKGRYYGYYLPAHRKLVQAAGRVHRSAEERGSIIILDYRVLWRNVKKDLPDWITEEMKPVDLARMRLYLRRFWTKP; the protein is encoded by the coding sequence ATGGCGAATCTGGAATACTTTCCCTACAAATCACCGAGACCCCACCAGGCTGAGTTCATAGAGCTGGTCCAGGAAGCCGTCACCAGCGGGGAGAACGTCATTATAGAAGCCCCGACCGGCTTTGGAAAGACGATAAGCGTCCTCGCGGGCGTTCTCCCCTATGCCAAGGAGATGGGCTACAAGGTTCTCTATCTAGCCAGAACCCACAGGCAGATGGACAGGGTTGTCGAGGAGCTGAAGGAGATAAGGAAGAAAACCCCGGTTTCGGGCGTTGAGATGAGGAGCAGGAAGGAGCTCTGCCTCCACAACTACCTGCGCGAGTACACGAGCGACGCCTATACCGCGATGGTCGTCTGCAAGAACCTGAGGAAAGCGGGCAAGTGCCAGTTTTACGAGAACGAGAAGAAGAAAAAGGCCGAGCTCGACGAGCTCACGCACTTTTTCCTTGAAAGTCCCAGCCACCCGGCTGAGATCCTCAGCTACGCGGAGACGCTTGAGATATGCCCCTACGACGTCACTAGGCTCGTTGCCCACAAGGCTGACGTGATCGTGGCGAGCTACCTCTACATGCTCAACCCCTCTATCAGGGAGAACTTTCTGACCTACCTCGACCTCGACTACTCGGATCTGATAGTAATCTTCGACGAGGCCCACAACCTCCCTGACCAGGCCATCTCAGCTTTGAGCGACAGGATGAGCATCCACACCATCAACAGGGCGATAAAAGAAGCTGACGAGTACAGGGAGCACGAGATAGCCAACTTCCTCAGCATCCTGGGCCGCGGTCTGGAGATCCTCTTCCAGGAGAAGCTGTCCGAGAGAAACGTGGAGGAGGCCCCGGTTCAGCCGGAGCTCGTCTTCGCGCACGTGATCGATGTCCTCGGCTTCGATACCCGCTGGCTTGTAAAGACCCTGAACGAGATGGTTTCTGTTGGAGATTCGATAAGGGAGGACAGGATAGAGAAGGGGAAGCCCCCGCGCTCCTACATAGGCAGGGTTGGTGAGTTCCTCCTCCTCTGGCTCTCGCTCATCGGGAGGGACGACTATCTCTTCCTCATGAGCAGGAGCGGCGGCTTAAGCCTTGAACTTGTGGCGTTGGATCCCTCAAGGGCCTTGAGCTTTGTTAAAGACGTCCAGAGCGCGGTTTTCATGTCCGGAACCCTGACTCCGCTCGAAGCCTTCAGGGACGTTATGGGGATCGAGAACTCTCGCCTGAAGAAGTTCCCCAGGATGGTGAAGAGGGAAAACGCCCTCGTCCTCGTTGCCAGGGACGTCTCCACGAGGGGAGATGAGAGGTCGATGGATACCTATCGGAGGATGTCGGACTACATAGTCGAGGCCGTTAAGTTTATCCCCAGGAACGTTGGAGTTTTTACTGCCTCATATGAGGTTCTCCAAGGATTGCTCTCCGCCAACCTCCAGGTGAGGCTTGAGGAGACCGGTAAGGCGGTCTTCATCGAAAAGCAGGGATCTTCCTCTAAGGAGAACGACCTTCTCGTTGCCCAGTTCAAGGCCCACGCGAGGGCCAACGGGGCGGTTTTACTCGGCGTGATGGGGGGCAGGAACAGCGAGGGACAGGACTACTCCGGGGACGAGATGAACGGGGTTGTTTTGGTCGGTCTGCCCTACGCGAGGCCCACACCCAGAATTGAGGCTCAGATAAGGTACTTTGAGAAGAAGTTCCCTGGAAAAGGACGATACTACGGCTACTACCTCCCCGCCCACAGGAAGCTCGTCCAGGCGGCTGGAAGGGTTCACCGTTCAGCGGAGGAGAGGGGAAGCATAATAATCCTTGACTACCGCGTCCTCTGGAGGAACGTGAAAAAGGATCTCCCGGACTGGATTACAGAGGAGATGAAGCCAGTGGATCTAGCCAGGATGAGGCTCTATCTGAGGAGGTTCTGGACTAAACCCTGA
- a CDS encoding proteasome assembly chaperone family protein, protein MKESFVYMLERPKLRDPVFIEGLPGIGLVGKLAADHLIQELNAVKFAELYSPHFMHQVLIKKGSIVELMKNEFYYWKNPDEEGRDVIIITGDQQVPPTDSPGHYEVVGKMLDFVSELGVREIITMGGYQVPELQGEPRVLAAVTHEELVEYYRKKLEDCKVEVVWREDEGGAIVGAAGLLLGIGKLRSMYGISLLGESLGYIVDPKAAKAVLSAVTKILGIQVDMSALDERAKETEEILKKVQEMQRAMLEQGMPQSTQEEEDRGYL, encoded by the coding sequence ATGAAGGAGTCGTTCGTGTACATGCTCGAGAGGCCAAAGCTTAGGGATCCCGTCTTCATCGAGGGGCTCCCTGGAATAGGTCTCGTCGGAAAGCTCGCCGCGGATCACCTTATACAGGAGCTCAACGCGGTCAAGTTCGCCGAGCTCTACTCACCGCACTTCATGCACCAGGTTCTCATCAAGAAGGGCTCGATAGTAGAGCTGATGAAGAACGAGTTCTACTACTGGAAGAATCCGGACGAAGAAGGAAGGGACGTCATCATAATCACCGGCGACCAGCAGGTTCCGCCAACCGACAGCCCCGGCCACTACGAGGTCGTTGGGAAGATGCTGGACTTCGTCAGCGAGCTGGGGGTCAGGGAGATAATCACCATGGGCGGCTATCAGGTGCCGGAGCTCCAGGGTGAGCCGAGGGTTCTCGCAGCCGTAACCCACGAGGAGCTCGTTGAGTACTACAGGAAGAAGCTTGAGGACTGCAAAGTCGAAGTTGTCTGGAGAGAGGATGAAGGAGGGGCAATAGTCGGCGCCGCCGGCCTGCTCCTCGGCATCGGCAAGCTCCGCTCAATGTACGGCATAAGCCTCCTGGGGGAGAGCCTCGGATACATAGTCGATCCGAAAGCCGCTAAGGCCGTCCTTTCTGCCGTAACGAAGATCCTCGGAATACAGGTGGACATGTCGGCCCTCGACGAGAGGGCCAAGGAGACCGAGGAGATCCTCAAGAAGGTCCAGGAGATGCAGAGGGCGATGCTGGAGCAGGGCATGCCCCAGTCAACGCAGGAGGAAGAGGACAGGGGCTACCTTTGA
- a CDS encoding DNA-directed RNA polymerase subunit P: MVMAVYRCAKCGREVELDLENTREVRCPYCGSKILYKPRPRVARRVKAI, translated from the coding sequence ATGGTTATGGCCGTTTACCGCTGCGCAAAGTGCGGAAGGGAGGTCGAGCTCGACCTCGAGAACACAAGGGAAGTCCGCTGCCCCTACTGCGGCAGCAAGATACTCTACAAGCCCAGGCCCCGCGTGGCCAGGCGCGTCAAGGCCATCTGA
- a CDS encoding MoaD/ThiS family protein, producing the protein MIRVKVLGRGIEREIEWRKGLLVKDVLREVGFNTESAIARVNGRVALEDEPVKDGDSVEVIPVVSGG; encoded by the coding sequence ATGATAAGGGTGAAGGTTCTCGGAAGGGGCATTGAGAGGGAAATAGAGTGGAGAAAGGGGCTCCTAGTAAAGGATGTCCTGCGCGAGGTCGGCTTCAACACGGAGAGCGCGATAGCGAGGGTGAACGGAAGGGTCGCATTGGAAGATGAACCAGTAAAGGACGGGGATTCCGTGGAGGTAATTCCCGTGGTCTCGGGGGGATGA
- a CDS encoding translation initiation factor IF-2 subunit alpha: MPRKAREYPEEGEFVVATVKNIHPYGAFLKLDEYPGKEGFMHISEVAPTWVKNIRDFIKEGQKIVAKVIRVDPSKGHIDLSLKRVNQQQRKAKLQEYKRAQKAENLLKMAAEKLGKDFDTAWREVWVPLEEEYGEVYAAFEDAAQNGIEVLKDIISDEWIEALRPIIEAYVEIPTVTIDAEFEITVPKPNGIEIIREALIRARDRANEDKEVKVKFSYQGAPRYRIDITAPDYYKAEEVLEDIAEEILRVIKEAGGEATLIRKEKRIKKVKKRGS, encoded by the coding sequence ATGCCAAGGAAGGCCAGAGAGTATCCCGAAGAGGGGGAGTTCGTCGTTGCCACCGTTAAGAACATTCACCCTTACGGTGCTTTCCTCAAACTCGACGAGTACCCGGGTAAGGAGGGCTTCATGCACATAAGTGAGGTGGCCCCGACCTGGGTGAAGAACATCAGAGACTTCATCAAGGAAGGTCAGAAAATAGTCGCCAAGGTCATCCGCGTTGACCCCAGCAAGGGGCACATTGATTTGAGCCTCAAGAGGGTGAACCAGCAGCAGAGGAAGGCCAAGCTCCAGGAGTACAAGAGGGCGCAGAAGGCCGAGAACCTGCTCAAGATGGCGGCGGAGAAGCTTGGGAAGGACTTCGATACTGCCTGGAGAGAAGTTTGGGTTCCCCTTGAAGAGGAGTACGGGGAAGTGTATGCCGCCTTTGAGGACGCCGCCCAGAACGGGATTGAAGTCCTAAAGGACATAATAAGCGACGAGTGGATTGAAGCCCTCAGGCCGATAATAGAGGCGTACGTCGAGATCCCAACGGTTACGATAGATGCGGAGTTCGAGATAACCGTTCCGAAGCCGAACGGGATAGAGATAATCAGGGAGGCCCTGATAAGGGCCAGGGACAGGGCCAACGAAGACAAAGAAGTGAAGGTCAAGTTCTCATACCAGGGCGCCCCGAGGTACAGGATAGACATCACGGCGCCAGACTACTACAAGGCCGAGGAGGTTCTTGAGGACATAGCGGAGGAGATCCTCAGGGTCATCAAGGAAGCCGGGGGAGAGGCGACGCTGATAAGGAAGGAGAAGCGCATTAAGAAGGTCAAGAAGAGGGGTTCCTGA
- the sfsA gene encoding DNA/RNA nuclease SfsA: MKKPVLMKLDVVPCKFIERLNRFVALVEVNGEIRKALVTNTGRLEEFMVEGRKAFCTPKSGGKTDFVLVAFEDLGDKGAIIDTRTQAKAFERAVELGLVPWLKDCSIKRKEITVGKSRLDYLFECPGGEFYAEMKSAVLRGGERGEYAMYPDCPSVRGQKHIRELIELSSSGKRAMIFFIGAMPSVEKFKPYEKGDPEIARLLKEAKKAGVEVYALSIALLPSGEITLESPELEIEV, translated from the coding sequence ATGAAGAAACCCGTCCTGATGAAACTCGATGTTGTTCCATGCAAATTCATCGAGAGGCTCAACCGCTTCGTTGCCCTCGTTGAGGTAAACGGCGAAATCAGAAAGGCCCTTGTAACGAATACTGGCCGCCTTGAGGAGTTCATGGTTGAAGGAAGAAAGGCCTTCTGCACGCCTAAGAGCGGGGGGAAGACGGACTTCGTTTTGGTGGCCTTCGAGGATTTGGGGGATAAGGGAGCGATAATAGACACCAGAACGCAGGCTAAGGCCTTTGAGAGGGCCGTTGAACTCGGTCTGGTCCCCTGGTTGAAGGACTGCTCCATAAAAAGGAAGGAGATAACCGTTGGAAAATCCCGCCTGGATTATCTCTTCGAGTGCCCCGGCGGTGAATTCTACGCCGAGATGAAGAGCGCGGTTTTGCGGGGCGGTGAAAGGGGAGAGTATGCGATGTACCCCGACTGCCCGAGCGTGAGGGGGCAGAAGCACATACGGGAGCTGATAGAGCTTTCCAGTTCTGGAAAGAGGGCGATGATTTTCTTCATAGGTGCGATGCCCAGCGTTGAGAAGTTCAAACCCTACGAGAAGGGCGACCCGGAGATAGCGAGGCTCCTGAAAGAGGCCAAGAAAGCAGGGGTAGAGGTCTACGCGCTGAGCATTGCGCTGTTGCCCAGCGGAGAAATAACCCTGGAGAGTCCAGAATTGGAAATTGAGGTTTAG
- a CDS encoding RNA-protein complex protein Nop10 — MHFRIRKCPNCGRYTLKEVCPVCGAKTKVAHPPRFSPEDPYGEYRRRLKREQMGIARGE; from the coding sequence ATGCACTTCAGGATAAGGAAGTGCCCAAACTGCGGCAGGTACACACTCAAGGAGGTCTGCCCTGTCTGCGGGGCTAAAACCAAGGTAGCCCACCCGCCGCGCTTCTCACCGGAGGATCCCTACGGGGAGTACCGCAGAAGGCTGAAGCGCGAGCAGATGGGCATAGCGAGGGGGGAGTGA
- a CDS encoding mannose-1-phosphate guanylyltransferase/mannose-6-phosphate isomerase, whose translation MKTLILAGGKGTRLWPLSRELMPKQFVRFLDDRSLFQKTVERALKFSKPDEIFVVTNKKYKFRVLDDLHELGLELPEGNILLEPRGRNTLPAIYWGIRRIEDAFGDSVVAVLPSDHLIDAGEAYEKAFKNAERLARDHLVTFGIKPTRPHTGYGYIKPGEALREGDALLGYRVAEFKEKPDLETAKRYVEEGYYWNSGMFMLDTEVFLEEVARHAPDVLRAFEEENIEKAYELAPDISIDYGVMEKTDKAAVVPLNVYWNDLGSFDAIYEVLEKDENGNAVRIGGKRAYHIGINSRNNLIMAERLTATVGVEDLIVIDTDDALLIAHRGEGQRVKEVYKRLKERNDERAIVHRTAYRPWGSYTVLEENDRYKIKRLTVLPGKKLSLQMHYHRSEHWVVVRGTAKVVVGDEEILLRPGESTFIPAGVIHRLENPGKVVLEVIETQIGEYLGEDDIVRFEDDFGRE comes from the coding sequence ATGAAGACGCTCATTCTCGCCGGTGGGAAGGGAACGAGGCTCTGGCCGCTCAGCAGGGAGCTGATGCCCAAGCAGTTCGTCCGCTTCCTCGATGATAGAAGCCTGTTCCAGAAGACCGTTGAGAGGGCTCTTAAGTTCTCGAAGCCTGATGAAATCTTCGTCGTGACGAATAAGAAGTACAAGTTCAGGGTTCTAGATGACCTCCACGAACTCGGCCTGGAACTCCCCGAGGGAAATATCCTTCTCGAACCGAGGGGGAGGAACACCCTCCCGGCAATATACTGGGGGATAAGGCGCATTGAGGACGCCTTCGGAGATTCCGTGGTCGCCGTCCTTCCGAGCGACCATCTGATAGATGCTGGAGAAGCCTACGAGAAGGCGTTCAAAAATGCGGAGAGGCTCGCCAGAGACCATCTCGTAACGTTTGGAATAAAGCCGACCAGGCCTCACACCGGCTACGGCTACATAAAGCCCGGTGAAGCCCTCAGAGAAGGGGATGCCCTCCTGGGATACCGCGTCGCGGAGTTCAAGGAGAAGCCCGACCTGGAGACGGCCAAACGCTACGTTGAAGAAGGCTACTACTGGAACAGCGGCATGTTCATGCTCGATACGGAGGTTTTCCTTGAGGAAGTGGCCAGACATGCTCCAGATGTTCTCCGGGCCTTCGAGGAGGAAAACATAGAGAAGGCCTACGAGCTGGCCCCTGACATAAGCATCGACTACGGCGTCATGGAGAAGACCGACAAGGCCGCGGTCGTTCCCCTCAACGTCTACTGGAACGACCTCGGAAGCTTCGACGCGATCTACGAAGTCCTCGAGAAGGACGAGAACGGGAACGCGGTAAGGATCGGCGGGAAGAGGGCATACCACATCGGCATAAACTCGAGGAACAACCTCATCATGGCCGAGAGGCTTACCGCCACCGTTGGCGTTGAAGACCTCATCGTAATCGACACCGACGATGCCCTCCTTATAGCCCACCGTGGGGAGGGGCAGAGGGTTAAGGAGGTTTATAAGAGGCTCAAGGAGAGGAACGATGAGAGGGCGATAGTTCACAGGACTGCCTACCGGCCCTGGGGGAGCTACACAGTGCTTGAAGAAAACGACCGCTACAAGATAAAGCGCCTGACCGTCCTTCCGGGTAAAAAGCTCTCGCTCCAGATGCACTACCACAGGAGCGAGCACTGGGTCGTTGTGAGGGGAACCGCGAAGGTAGTCGTTGGAGACGAGGAGATACTCCTCCGCCCCGGGGAGAGCACCTTCATCCCCGCTGGAGTCATTCACCGCCTTGAGAACCCCGGGAAGGTTGTCCTTGAGGTCATCGAGACTCAGATAGGTGAGTATTTGGGTGAAGACGACATAGTCCGTTTTGAAGATGATTTTGGGAGGGAGTAA